In one Myxococcota bacterium genomic region, the following are encoded:
- a CDS encoding 3-oxoadipyl-CoA thiolase (catalyzes the thiolytic cleavage of beta-ketoadipyl-CoA to succinate and acetyl-CoA), which produces MELRKVVLVDGVRSPFARGGRGKLVATRLDEAGAQVVRALLQRNPKVRGRMVEDIGLGNVSGQGEFVLL; this is translated from the coding sequence ATGGAGCTTCGCAAGGTGGTGCTGGTGGATGGCGTGCGTTCCCCGTTCGCGCGCGGCGGCCGCGGCAAGTTGGTCGCGACGCGGCTCGACGAAGCCGGCGCGCAGGTCGTGCGCGCGCTCCTGCAGCGCAACCCGAAGGTCCGCGGGCGCATGGTCGAGGACATCGGCCTCGGCAACGTCTCGGGCCAGGGCGAATTCGTGCTGCTG
- a CDS encoding lipase maturation factor family protein → MQRVAGLFLRLLGVVYLCAFASLWVQLDGLIGSQGIAPASALLALARERLGASAPLALPTLLWLTGPGDWALHALCAAGVVAALALLARRASFWAALAAWVAYLSLVSVGDVFLSFQWDMLLLESGVVALFAASREPRLGVWLARALLWKLMFLSGAVKLLSGDPTWRDLSALSYHYWTQPLPIPTSAWAAALPDWSQRASTFATLAIELGAPFALLGPRRVRLVGLGLLVGLQLLIAATGNYGFFNLLALALCATWLGGGGPEPAAPGPHALVIARRVAAGALLAASAIVAAERLAPEGRLPEALYALVEPLAPLRSVNSYGLFAVMTTERPEILLEGSRDGVEWKSYAFRWKPGALDRAPRIAGPHMPRLDWQLWFAALSRCERQGWLHAFLRRLLEGSPPVTRLLASDPFDGEPPRYLRVTSARYHFATGSDWKNGAWWTRSEPVPYCPLLTLRAGKLALADELAP, encoded by the coding sequence GTGCAGCGAGTCGCCGGTCTGTTCCTGCGCCTGCTGGGCGTCGTGTACCTGTGCGCGTTCGCGTCGCTCTGGGTTCAGCTCGACGGGCTGATCGGGTCGCAGGGGATCGCGCCGGCGAGCGCGTTGCTGGCGCTCGCGCGCGAGCGGCTCGGCGCCAGTGCGCCGCTCGCTTTGCCGACGCTGCTGTGGCTCACCGGCCCCGGGGACTGGGCGCTGCACGCGCTGTGCGCAGCCGGCGTCGTCGCCGCGCTCGCGCTCCTCGCACGCCGCGCGAGCTTCTGGGCCGCCCTCGCGGCTTGGGTCGCCTACCTGTCGCTCGTCAGTGTCGGCGACGTGTTCCTCTCGTTCCAGTGGGACATGCTCCTGCTCGAGTCCGGGGTCGTCGCCCTGTTCGCGGCGTCGCGCGAGCCGCGGCTGGGCGTGTGGCTCGCGCGCGCGCTCCTGTGGAAGCTGATGTTCCTGTCGGGCGCGGTGAAGCTCCTCTCGGGCGACCCCACCTGGCGCGATCTGTCCGCGCTCTCCTACCACTACTGGACTCAGCCGCTGCCGATCCCGACCAGCGCGTGGGCGGCGGCGCTGCCCGACTGGAGCCAGCGCGCGTCCACGTTCGCGACGCTCGCGATCGAGCTCGGCGCGCCGTTCGCGCTGCTCGGGCCGCGGCGGGTGCGGCTCGTTGGACTCGGCCTGCTCGTCGGACTGCAGCTCTTGATCGCGGCGACGGGCAACTACGGGTTCTTCAACCTGCTGGCGCTCGCGCTCTGCGCGACCTGGCTCGGCGGCGGCGGACCCGAACCCGCGGCGCCGGGCCCGCACGCACTCGTGATCGCGCGCCGGGTCGCGGCCGGCGCGCTGCTCGCGGCGAGCGCGATCGTCGCCGCTGAGCGCCTCGCCCCCGAGGGCCGTCTCCCCGAGGCGCTCTACGCGCTCGTCGAGCCGCTCGCTCCGCTGCGCAGCGTGAACTCGTACGGCCTCTTCGCGGTGATGACCACCGAGCGCCCCGAGATCCTGCTCGAGGGCAGCCGCGACGGCGTCGAGTGGAAGAGCTACGCGTTCCGCTGGAAGCCGGGCGCGCTCGACCGCGCGCCGCGGATTGCCGGTCCGCACATGCCGCGGCTCGACTGGCAGCTCTGGTTCGCGGCGCTCTCCCGCTGCGAGCGCCAGGGGTGGCTGCACGCGTTCCTGCGCCGCCTGCTCGAGGGCTCGCCGCCCGTGACTCGCCTGCTCGCGAGCGATCCGTTCGACGGTGAGCCGCCGCGCTATCTGCGGGTGACGTCGGCCCGCTACCACTTCGCGACCGGGAGCGACTGGAAGAACGGCGCGTGGTGGACCCGCTCGGAGCCGGTGCCGTACTGCCCGCTGCTCACCCTGCGCGCCGGCAAGCTGGCGCTGGCCGACGAGCTCGCTCCCTGA